ctcacagggaagaatttcttctctgTATCTCACCTGAATTTCCCCCCTTTCAGCTTGAACCCCTTACTCCTGGTGCAATCATTACAGTTCCTGAGAAATGCTGGAGGGTTCAGCTGTGTCCCTTGCCTGGCCAAGCAGGTTTGCCCAGGGAGCAATCTAAAACAGAGCTTTTGGCTCAGCAATGGACAGCCCTTGCTTCTTCCCAGCTGTTCTCTAAGCAGCTAAGTTTCCCTGTCCCCTTCATCCCAAAGCCAAGCATCAAACCTTGATCCAGAAACGGACTTTTCTAAGCTGTGCCACTTAACACTTTGTTCTCCTCCTTGGAGCAAGTCTCAGCCATCCTGACAATATCCCCAGTTTTACTTTCTTTCCTTCAACAAAACTCCCAGCTCACCAGCACAAAAGGATGAGCATCACCTGGGAAACAGCTGTCACAAGCTGCTTCTAACATGCAGAATTTTGGAGGTTTGTCCTGGAGTGATGGAGCCAAGCTGCACAGAGCAAAGAGAGTGGCTGACAAGGCCAGTGCCTCTCACCTGTGACTGACCAGGTGGGCATCAGGGGTGCCAGGAGAGCTCAGCTGCACAGACTCACCTGATACAGCCATCAAACATGCCAGGCCTGAAGGGAATGCCATGACCCACATCTGCCAGGAGAAGGTCTCCTTCCACCTCCCTCTCCACGGCCACATCTGCACAGAACACACACAGCTCGGGCAATCAGCTGCCACCCTTGGGGCCTCGGAGGGTTTCTCAGGGGAGGTTGTGCTCACCCAGCATGGCAGGGCTGATGTCCATGCCGATCCAGTAGTGACCCTCCTCGGAGATGTAATCCCCACTCAGCCCTGAGCCGCAgctggagggaggaaggggaaacGCCGGGCTCAGGGGACTGCtctgaggctgtgctggccaCACAACCCCGGCGTCACAGCAGCCCGTCCCTCTTCTGCACCCACAGAAGACCGTGCTGCCGTGGCACCGGGCCACCCAGCCCCCGTGTGCCACGGAAGGGGCAGAGCCGCGCTCACCCCACGTCCAGGAGGAGGCACGGGCGGTCCtcgggcagccccagcagctccacagcgCGCTCCGACATCTGGGACTGGATCTCCACCACGCGGGAGCTGAGGCACGGCACGGCGTGGGCGAGGGGCGACAACCCCCGCACCGCCTCCCGGCGGGACCGGAGCATCCCTCACCTCCCGGCGGGACCGGGGCATCCCTCGCCCCCCGGCAGCACCCGACCCCCGCTGCTCCCGGCCGGGCCGGCCCCCCAGGCCTCCCGACAAGCGCCCCACCGCTCCCGGCAGGATCCAGCgccacccccagccccggtAGATCCCGTCCATGCCCGCCCCACCACCGGCAGCTGTCCCCGCCGTACTTCTGCGTGTACTTGCGGGCCTCGGCCTCATCGTAGAACTGCAACGAGAGAGAGCGGGACCGCGGTGAGGCCCGgcccgcggcggggcccggTTCCACCGGCGGGGCCCGGTTCCTCCTACCTCAGGGGAGCCCGGTTCCCCAACCGGAGCCCGGTTCTCCCCCGGCGGAGCCCGTATCCCCCAGCGGAGCCCGGTTCCCCCGGCGGACCCCGGTTCCTCCTATCTCAGCGGAGCCCGCTCCCCTAGCGGAGCCCGGTTCCACCGGCGGGGCCCGGTTCCACCGGCGGGGCCCGGTTCCCCCTACCTCAGGGGAGCCCGGTTCCCCAACCGGAGCCCGCTTCTCCCCCGGCGGACCCCGGTTCCTTCTATCCCAGCGGAGCCCGTATCCCCCAGCGGAGCCCGCTCCCTCCGGCGGAGCCCGTTCCCTTAACGGAGCCCGGTTCCACCGGCGGGGCCCGGTTCCTCCTATCCCAGCGGAGCCCGCTCCCTCCGGCGGAGCCCGTTCCCCAACCGGAGCCCGGTTCCCCTAGCGGAGCCCGTTCCCCTAGCGGAGCCCGGTTCCCCCGGCGGAGCCGCTCCCGTCCGCCGCCGCTCACCAGCTCGGGCGGCCCGCGGTGCTCGGGCCGGCGGCCGCTGCCCGCCATGCTGCGCGCGCGTGCCGTACCGGGCCGGTCGGTGCACACGTCACTGCCGCGTGCCGTACCGGGCCGGTGGGTGCACACGTCACTGCCCCGCGCCGTACCGGGCCGGTCGGTGCACACGTCACTGCCGCGCGCCGTACCGGGCCGGTGGGTGCACACGTCACTGCCCCGCGCCGCGGCACGGTCCGGGCGGGCGCTCAGGCCGCCATGGCGCCGGCGGCGCTCGGGCGGCTGCGGCGGCTCCTCCCCGCGGCCCCGCTGCtcggccgcgccccgccgccgTCCCGGGCCGCGCAGACGGGCGGCGCCGGACCCCCGCGGCCTCGCCGCGACCTCTACGAGGTGCTGGGGGTCGCGCCCACGGCGACGGCGGCGCAGATCAAAACGGCGTACTACGAGAAGTCGTTCCGCTACCACCCCGACCGCAACGCCGGCAGCGCGGCCGCGGCCGAGCGCTTCGCCGCCGTCAGCGAGGCTTACCGGGTGCTGGGCAGCGCCGCGCTGCGCCGCAGGTACGACCGCGGGCTGCTGAGCGCCGCGGAGCTGCGCGACGCGCCCCGGCCCtcgggccccgccgccgccgccgccgccgccgccccgccgccgccccgcgccgccgccgcccgcccggggccCGTCCCCGCGCCCTTCGACTTCGACGCCTTCTACCGCGCGCACTAcggggagcagctgcagcgggagcagctgcagcgggcgcggcgggagcAGCTGCGCCTCCGGCGGGAGGAGACCGCGGCACAGGGACGCCTGCGGGTCCTCTCGGATCTCTCCGTCGGGATGCTCTTCTTCCTGACCATCGCGCTGCTCTACGGCCTCAAGTGACGGCGGGGCCGTGGCGGGGCTGGGCAGCCCCCGCGGTGTCACCCTGCAGCGCCCGGTGTCTGCTCTCCGGCCTGGGACACTGCACTCGGCCAGCGTGACCTTCACGGGCAGGAATCCACCGGCAGGCTCCACAGGCTGTGagctggcccctgccagcctgaCCTTGAGACACGGGTGCCCCTGGATGCCCTCTGtgggcacagcctgtgccactCAGCGGGACCTCGCAGAGGTGCGGCAGGAGCTCTGGATGTGCCCCCTCAGCCAGTGCCACCTGCACAGTTGCTGCACTCGGGACTGGC
The Taeniopygia guttata chromosome 19, bTaeGut7.mat, whole genome shotgun sequence DNA segment above includes these coding regions:
- the DNAJC30 gene encoding dnaJ homolog subfamily C member 30, mitochondrial, which codes for MAPAALGRLRRLLPAAPLLGRAPPPSRAAQTGGAGPPRPRRDLYEVLGVAPTATAAQIKTAYYEKSFRYHPDRNAGSAAAAERFAAVSEAYRVLGSAALRRRYDRGLLSAAELRDAPRPSGPAAAAAAAAPPPPRAAAARPGPVPAPFDFDAFYRAHYGEQLQREQLQRARREQLRLRREETAAQGRLRVLSDLSVGMLFFLTIALLYGLK